A part of Legionella sainthelensi genomic DNA contains:
- the arsC gene encoding arsenate reductase (glutaredoxin) (This arsenate reductase requires both glutathione and glutaredoxin to convert arsenate to arsenite, after which the efflux transporter formed by ArsA and ArsB can extrude the arsenite from the cell, providing resistance.), which translates to MQKITIYHNPRCSKSRQTLELLQNKGITPIIIEYLKAPLGLEQLKVLRAHFALKDFVRVNEPIFKELGLSLDNEDAVLQAMLKEPILMQRPIITFKNKAVIGRPPEKVLKLLE; encoded by the coding sequence ATGCAAAAAATTACAATTTATCATAATCCTCGCTGCTCTAAATCAAGACAAACACTGGAATTACTTCAAAATAAAGGAATTACACCTATCATTATTGAGTATCTTAAAGCGCCATTAGGCCTGGAACAATTGAAGGTATTACGCGCTCACTTTGCCCTCAAAGACTTTGTCCGTGTCAATGAACCTATTTTTAAAGAATTGGGACTCTCCTTAGATAACGAAGATGCTGTGCTGCAAGCAATGTTGAAAGAGCCTATTTTAATGCAACGCCCCATTATCACGTTTAAGAATAAAGCGGTAATAGGCCGCCCTCCTGAAAAGGTTCTAAAGTTACTTGAATAG
- a CDS encoding outer membrane beta-barrel protein, with the protein MKQIIKFGFILSFLSNSAFSAEPVQGFYFGLLGQISHAPNPDLTFTINNVPYTGQVTLGPVGGGVGTSIGYKIQNFRLEAEFLYNINNYGELQVGTCTLISPTVVGPEGVCPAYIQDNGLGFNGNTMGFYGLFNAFYDFTSSNPDINFVPYLGLGLGAALIRNQGNIESTEYSGIVPAIQFTSNNSQGGFALQGIVGFNYYLDDFTTMGLDFRYVSTMMSNNNNNNSSSSSSQFGISTINLVFNFALEKGDS; encoded by the coding sequence ATGAAACAGATAATTAAATTTGGATTTATTTTAAGCTTTCTAAGTAACAGTGCTTTTAGTGCAGAACCCGTACAAGGGTTTTACTTTGGTTTATTAGGCCAAATTAGCCATGCGCCTAATCCGGACCTTACTTTTACTATTAACAATGTGCCTTATACTGGACAAGTCACCTTAGGGCCAGTTGGTGGAGGGGTAGGTACCTCTATTGGTTATAAAATACAAAACTTCAGGCTTGAAGCGGAATTTCTCTATAATATAAACAATTATGGGGAGCTGCAAGTCGGTACGTGTACTCTCATTAGCCCTACTGTCGTTGGCCCAGAAGGAGTATGCCCTGCGTACATTCAAGATAATGGATTAGGCTTTAATGGTAACACCATGGGTTTTTATGGATTGTTCAATGCATTTTATGATTTTACGTCCTCTAATCCGGATATTAATTTTGTTCCTTATTTAGGATTAGGCCTTGGGGCTGCACTCATCAGAAATCAAGGCAATATCGAATCCACGGAGTATTCTGGAATTGTTCCTGCAATCCAATTCACCTCCAATAACTCGCAGGGAGGGTTTGCCTTACAAGGAATAGTAGGCTTTAACTATTACCTTGATGACTTTACAACCATGGGTCTGGATTTTCGATACGTTTCAACCATGATGAGTAACAATAACAATAATAATAGCAGCAGCAGTAGCTCTCAATTTGGCATAAGTACCATCAATCTCGTATTCAATTTTGCCCTTGAGAAAGGTGATAGTTGA
- a CDS encoding MFS transporter has protein sequence MLMSLEKNHTSPVLVYPIIVISLAACFLFYKYVLQIFPSIITTPLMKQFHLTGAGLGNLAATFYYSYMITQLFVGILLDKYSARRFTSAAIFCCALGVLLFSTAETLSVAITARALMGIGVAFATVAYMKLAADWFSPKQYAFVSGLLATAAMAGAVFGQAPLAWLIEHFGWRHCLFSVGVSGVILSCLFFMVVRDRPRSLNMTTTKTTISFQDVVGVLKSKQNWLLTLYSGLAFSPVAVFGGLWGNPFLEEAYHLSKTQSASLLSLVFIGLGLGSPILGMLSDRLGNRRYVMFFSTTASTAALILVLYCQALSTVTLSVLLFIFGFGLGAFMLVFAMGKEINSVALTATVIAMINTSDALFDALTEPLIGKLLDMGWEGHIVNGVHQFSLSSYQMALSLLPLYLIVGSLLLLWVKEPAQKA, from the coding sequence ATGTTAATGTCTTTAGAGAAGAACCATACCAGTCCTGTTTTAGTCTATCCTATTATTGTTATCAGTTTAGCGGCTTGCTTTCTTTTTTATAAATATGTTTTACAAATTTTTCCGAGTATCATCACTACCCCTTTAATGAAACAATTTCATTTGACAGGCGCAGGTCTTGGAAACCTGGCTGCTACTTTTTATTATTCTTATATGATTACGCAATTATTTGTCGGTATTTTGCTTGATAAGTACAGTGCTCGTCGCTTTACATCAGCCGCAATTTTTTGCTGTGCCCTAGGTGTGCTTTTATTTTCAACCGCAGAGACCTTATCTGTAGCAATTACAGCTCGTGCATTGATGGGCATTGGGGTTGCCTTTGCGACAGTCGCTTATATGAAACTCGCAGCAGACTGGTTTTCTCCAAAACAATATGCCTTTGTGAGCGGGCTTTTAGCTACAGCGGCCATGGCTGGTGCAGTTTTTGGTCAAGCTCCTTTAGCTTGGCTTATTGAGCATTTTGGGTGGCGTCACTGCCTATTCAGTGTAGGGGTTTCTGGAGTTATCCTATCTTGTTTGTTTTTTATGGTAGTGCGCGATCGTCCACGCTCTTTAAACATGACAACCACCAAAACAACAATTTCATTTCAAGATGTAGTTGGGGTGCTTAAGAGCAAACAAAATTGGCTGCTCACTTTATACAGTGGGCTTGCTTTCTCACCTGTTGCCGTATTTGGAGGACTTTGGGGAAACCCATTCTTAGAGGAAGCTTATCACTTAAGTAAAACTCAATCGGCCTCTCTATTGTCACTCGTTTTTATAGGTTTAGGTCTAGGAAGTCCTATCTTGGGGATGTTATCCGATCGTTTAGGCAATCGACGTTATGTCATGTTTTTTAGCACCACAGCATCAACTGCAGCGCTCATCTTAGTTCTATATTGCCAAGCATTATCCACTGTAACTTTAAGTGTATTGTTATTTATATTTGGTTTCGGGCTTGGAGCATTTATGTTGGTTTTTGCTATGGGAAAAGAAATTAACTCTGTAGCATTGACAGCAACGGTTATAGCCATGATCAATACCAGCGATGCTCTTTTTGATGCCTTAACAGAGCCCCTTATTGGAAAGTTATTGGATATGGGATGGGAGGGTCATATCGTAAATGGTGTCCATCAGTTTTCTCTCTCTAGCTATCAGATGGCTCTATCGTTATTGCCCCTTTATTTAATAGTAGGTTCCCTTTTATTGCTTTGGGTTAAAGAGCCGGCTCAAAAAGCATAG
- a CDS encoding murein transglycosylase A, giving the protein MSRKLIYTICGISCLTISFVGLSLYKQNGLQVQEKPQNTKQVIIKTEPVKTASVEDNALKSAKKIVESTPLELALKKVGAEETNSKKASAENTNSKKVASKKVVIKRKNIALTKVSFEELPGWDQADVKKSLLAFQTSCKVFLKQEPSHPIGTRHINLKARDWYPVCKAALALDSTSEDAAKIFFEKWFHPIELKQRNPSQSLFTGYYMPRIKGNLKKSPKYNTPIYGMPKNGYTTSYTRAQIDNGALKKKAPVIAWIHSPAERLFLEIEGAGVIQLPNGENIYLGYAGENGAPYTSIAKVMINQGIMSRDTASKAAIIRYLEEHPKKAKDILHKNKSFVFFEDVKKPMALGAQGMALTPGYSLAVDKKWIPLGAPLWLDTTRPDKNQEDEKQLQRLMIAQDTGGAIRGFMRGDIYWGSGNLATFLGEHMKNEGQYWLLLPKYIFNRLAKKSV; this is encoded by the coding sequence ATGAGTAGGAAATTAATTTACACAATATGCGGTATTAGTTGTCTTACGATAAGTTTCGTTGGGCTGTCGCTTTATAAGCAGAATGGGCTTCAAGTTCAAGAGAAACCGCAGAATACGAAACAAGTGATTATTAAAACTGAGCCTGTTAAAACAGCCTCGGTGGAAGATAATGCGCTTAAGAGTGCTAAAAAAATTGTTGAAAGCACCCCGCTTGAGCTCGCCTTAAAAAAGGTGGGTGCAGAAGAGACTAATTCAAAAAAGGCTAGTGCGGAAAATACCAACTCAAAGAAAGTTGCTTCAAAGAAGGTGGTTATAAAAAGAAAGAATATAGCCTTAACAAAAGTATCCTTTGAAGAATTACCTGGTTGGGATCAAGCAGATGTCAAAAAATCTTTATTAGCATTTCAAACTTCATGCAAAGTTTTTTTAAAGCAGGAGCCTTCTCATCCAATCGGGACCCGGCATATCAATTTAAAAGCTCGAGATTGGTATCCAGTGTGTAAGGCAGCTTTAGCACTTGATTCTACATCGGAAGATGCAGCAAAAATATTTTTCGAAAAATGGTTTCATCCTATTGAGTTAAAACAACGAAATCCATCTCAAAGCTTATTTACAGGCTATTATATGCCACGAATAAAGGGCAATCTCAAGAAAAGTCCTAAATACAATACACCCATTTACGGCATGCCTAAAAATGGATATACGACTTCATATACTCGCGCACAGATAGATAATGGCGCCCTTAAGAAGAAAGCACCAGTAATTGCTTGGATTCATAGTCCAGCCGAGCGACTTTTTTTAGAAATCGAAGGTGCGGGTGTTATTCAATTGCCGAATGGTGAGAATATATACTTGGGGTATGCAGGTGAGAATGGCGCGCCTTATACTTCAATTGCCAAGGTGATGATAAACCAAGGAATTATGAGTCGAGATACCGCTTCTAAAGCAGCGATTATACGTTATTTGGAGGAGCACCCTAAAAAAGCCAAAGATATTCTCCATAAAAATAAGTCCTTTGTTTTTTTTGAGGATGTAAAAAAACCCATGGCGCTTGGTGCTCAAGGGATGGCTCTCACCCCGGGTTATTCTTTGGCTGTGGATAAGAAATGGATTCCGCTTGGTGCCCCGCTTTGGTTAGATACAACTCGGCCCGATAAAAATCAAGAAGATGAAAAGCAATTACAGCGCCTCATGATTGCTCAAGATACAGGTGGCGCAATTCGTGGTTTCATGCGAGGTGACATTTATTGGGGTTCAGGAAATCTTGCTACATTTCTAGGGGAGCATATGAAGAACGAAGGTCAATATTGGTTATTATTGCCCAAATACATTTTCAATCGACTCGCCAAAAAATCCGTTTAA
- a CDS encoding zinc-dependent alcohol dehydrogenase family protein: MSHTTAKVVRFHEAGNPEVLKLEEIALPEPDNGEVRLRIHAIGLNRAEAMFRRGQYLIAPKFPSKIGYEASGIVEAIGPGVDQKMLGMKLSSVPCFDLGKYGVYGEVAILPAYALAAYPEKLSFVEATSIWMQYMTAYGALVHYGKVSKGDYVLITAASSSVGIAAIEITRAQGAISIATTRTQAKKEELLKLGADYVIVTHDEDLPTRVKEITKGQGARIIFDPVAGKDIEKLADAAADKGIIFVYGNLANEPMPFPLFTALSKGLTLRGYTLFELSANPNLRKEAEKYIFEHITQGDFKPRIARIFSLDQIIEAHQYMESNEQIGKIVVTVL; this comes from the coding sequence ATGTCACATACAACTGCAAAAGTAGTACGTTTTCATGAAGCTGGTAATCCAGAAGTATTAAAATTAGAGGAAATAGCCTTACCAGAACCTGATAATGGAGAAGTACGATTGCGCATACATGCGATTGGTTTAAATCGAGCAGAAGCTATGTTTCGTCGTGGACAATACCTGATCGCACCTAAATTCCCCTCTAAAATTGGCTATGAAGCTTCTGGTATTGTTGAAGCTATAGGACCTGGCGTGGATCAGAAAATGCTCGGCATGAAATTAAGTTCTGTACCCTGCTTTGATTTAGGGAAATATGGTGTATATGGTGAGGTAGCTATTTTACCTGCTTATGCTCTTGCAGCTTATCCTGAAAAACTATCTTTCGTGGAGGCAACTTCTATTTGGATGCAATACATGACCGCTTATGGCGCTCTTGTTCACTATGGCAAGGTTTCGAAAGGAGATTATGTGTTAATTACAGCAGCCAGTAGTAGTGTTGGCATAGCTGCAATTGAGATTACACGTGCTCAAGGAGCAATAAGTATTGCAACTACCAGGACCCAAGCGAAAAAAGAAGAATTACTCAAGCTTGGAGCAGATTACGTGATTGTTACTCATGATGAAGATTTGCCCACTCGTGTAAAAGAAATCACTAAAGGTCAAGGAGCACGAATCATTTTCGATCCTGTTGCAGGGAAGGATATCGAAAAACTTGCAGACGCAGCAGCAGACAAGGGAATCATTTTTGTTTATGGTAATTTAGCTAACGAACCCATGCCTTTCCCACTTTTTACCGCTTTAAGCAAAGGCCTTACCCTACGCGGCTATACTTTATTTGAACTCAGCGCCAACCCCAATTTAAGGAAGGAAGCAGAAAAATATATTTTCGAACATATTACCCAAGGAGATTTTAAACCACGTATCGCACGCATTTTTTCTTTGGATCAAATCATTGAGGCTCATCAATATATGGAGTCTAATGAACAAATTGGAAAAATCGTGGTAACAGTATTATAA
- a CDS encoding EAL domain-containing protein produces MRGETNSELKIIIIDDNSAIHRDFKKILTFEKPNSRLDKLNEILFGDDFKKPQTKFPTFRIDIASQGKEGVERIEEALAQGTPYALAFVDIRMPPGWDGIETIKHIWALDKDIQIVICTAYSDYSWEETIEKLGMTDSLLILKKPFDSVAVRQLTYALTKKWELMQDIKANMNVLEKTVKDRTIMLQKSLSLTRATLESSINGIVVVNNENKVVDWNQNFIDMWSLSPALIHGKNYDKIQIHIQDKLLNADKFQEQIHNIKRNPEATETTTFQLKDGRFFECYSQLQKMNKKIVGRVWSFQDISERISLTAKLEFQATHDALTELPNRILLFDRIRHAINHAQRINSLFAVIFIDLDRFKLVNDSFSHAAGDSLLKEISSRLKEIMREEDTIARLSGDEFIFILLSESLKKPEDIMTICDKILGAITKAIKITNREILITASMGISIFPQDGSNVEELIRNADLAMYNAKALGGNQYQFYSAKLNQQSLERLDKESALRKALLSNELYLEYQPQYDVKTEQLIAVEALIRWKNPKYGILLPMDFIPLAEETGLIVPIGEWVLRTACIQNKTWQDKGFPPFSIAVNVATKQFMQPDFVEMVKRILNESGLSPEYLEIEVTENILIRNITVVESIKELKNLGIKIVLDDFGTGNSCLSYLRALPIDQLKIDQSFIQDIEENNSDAIIVKAIISLANSLSFDVVAEGVENLLQVTFLKTQHCDKLQGYYFSHPIGAKELESLLKNKHI; encoded by the coding sequence ATGAGAGGGGAAACCAATAGTGAATTAAAAATAATAATTATTGATGATAACTCCGCAATTCATCGAGACTTCAAAAAAATACTTACCTTTGAGAAACCTAATTCCAGGTTAGATAAATTAAATGAAATTTTGTTTGGCGATGACTTTAAAAAACCGCAAACTAAATTTCCCACGTTCCGAATCGATATTGCCTCACAAGGAAAGGAGGGTGTCGAAAGAATTGAAGAAGCGCTAGCTCAAGGTACCCCATACGCACTTGCATTTGTAGACATCCGCATGCCACCAGGTTGGGATGGCATTGAAACCATTAAACACATCTGGGCATTAGATAAAGACATTCAGATTGTAATCTGTACCGCCTATTCAGACTATTCTTGGGAAGAAACAATCGAAAAATTAGGGATGACCGACAGTTTGTTAATTCTAAAAAAACCTTTTGATTCAGTAGCCGTGAGACAATTGACCTATGCGCTCACCAAAAAATGGGAATTAATGCAAGACATTAAAGCCAATATGAATGTACTCGAAAAAACAGTTAAAGACCGCACCATTATGCTACAGAAATCACTTTCGTTAACCCGCGCTACTTTGGAATCTTCCATCAATGGAATTGTAGTAGTCAACAATGAAAATAAAGTTGTTGATTGGAATCAAAATTTCATCGATATGTGGTCATTATCTCCCGCACTCATTCATGGTAAAAACTATGATAAGATCCAAATACATATTCAGGATAAATTACTTAACGCTGATAAATTTCAAGAACAAATCCATAACATCAAACGAAATCCAGAAGCTACTGAAACCACCACCTTTCAATTAAAAGATGGACGATTTTTTGAATGCTATTCGCAACTACAAAAAATGAATAAAAAAATAGTTGGCAGAGTTTGGTCTTTTCAAGACATCAGTGAACGAATCAGTTTAACCGCGAAATTGGAATTCCAAGCCACTCATGATGCATTAACTGAATTACCTAATCGCATACTCCTTTTTGACAGAATTCGTCATGCTATTAACCATGCACAACGAATCAATAGTTTGTTCGCAGTCATATTTATTGATTTAGATCGATTTAAGCTAGTAAATGATAGTTTTAGTCATGCAGCGGGAGATTCATTACTCAAGGAAATTTCTTCTCGATTAAAAGAAATCATGCGCGAAGAAGATACGATTGCACGCTTGAGTGGTGATGAGTTTATTTTTATCTTATTATCTGAGTCATTAAAAAAGCCTGAAGATATCATGACAATATGCGACAAGATATTAGGGGCCATCACAAAAGCAATTAAGATAACTAATAGAGAGATTTTGATCACTGCAAGCATGGGTATTAGTATTTTTCCACAAGATGGATCGAATGTAGAGGAATTAATTCGCAATGCCGATTTAGCAATGTATAACGCAAAAGCCTTAGGAGGTAATCAATACCAATTTTATTCTGCAAAACTAAATCAGCAATCTCTCGAGAGGTTAGATAAGGAATCTGCGTTACGAAAAGCATTACTTTCCAATGAACTTTACTTAGAATATCAACCCCAATATGATGTTAAAACAGAACAGTTAATTGCTGTCGAAGCGTTAATTCGCTGGAAAAACCCCAAATATGGCATATTACTTCCTATGGATTTCATTCCCTTAGCTGAAGAGACAGGCTTAATCGTACCGATTGGAGAATGGGTGTTAAGAACGGCCTGCATTCAAAATAAGACATGGCAAGACAAAGGATTTCCACCATTTTCTATCGCAGTCAATGTCGCAACAAAACAATTTATGCAACCAGATTTTGTTGAAATGGTAAAAAGAATCTTAAATGAATCCGGACTTTCACCGGAATATCTAGAAATTGAAGTGACTGAAAATATCCTTATCAGAAATATTACGGTAGTCGAATCGATTAAAGAACTAAAAAATTTAGGCATTAAAATTGTATTAGATGATTTTGGCACTGGAAACTCCTGTTTAAGTTATTTACGTGCGCTTCCAATTGACCAATTAAAAATTGACCAATCATTTATACAAGATATTGAGGAAAATAACAGCGATGCTATTATAGTTAAAGCGATCATTTCTCTTGCAAATAGCTTATCATTTGATGTAGTGGCGGAAGGAGTTGAGAACCTTCTCCAAGTAACTTTTTTAAAAACACAACATTGCGATAAACTCCAAGGATATTATTTTAGTCATCCTATAGGTGCTAAAGAACTGGAGTCTTTGCTTAAAAACAAACACATCTAA
- a CDS encoding UbiX family flavin prenyltransferase, producing the protein MKKKRIIIGITGASGIIYGIRLLELLANTEYETHLIVSKAAQQTRACESELSAADLAQLADKHYPIYDISACISSGSYLTAGMIIAPCSMRTLADIACGTTSNLLTRAADVVLKERRRLVLMVRETPLHLGHIENMKRITEIGAIIAPPTPAFYNNPQTIDDIVTHSVGRVLDLFDIDIKSIKRWQGNKKNNYAT; encoded by the coding sequence ATGAAAAAAAAGCGTATTATCATTGGCATCACTGGTGCTTCAGGAATTATTTATGGGATACGGCTACTTGAATTGTTGGCCAACACTGAATATGAAACGCACCTCATTGTTTCAAAAGCCGCGCAACAAACTCGTGCGTGTGAATCTGAACTTTCTGCCGCCGATCTTGCTCAACTTGCCGATAAACATTACCCAATTTATGATATTTCTGCGTGTATTTCGAGTGGCTCCTACCTCACTGCAGGAATGATTATCGCACCTTGTTCCATGCGAACATTGGCAGATATTGCTTGTGGTACAACTTCAAATTTATTGACTCGTGCGGCAGATGTTGTTTTGAAAGAACGCCGACGACTTGTATTAATGGTGCGAGAAACACCATTACATCTTGGTCATATTGAAAATATGAAACGAATAACAGAAATAGGCGCCATTATTGCACCGCCTACCCCTGCATTCTACAATAACCCACAAACAATCGATGATATTGTAACCCATAGCGTAGGACGTGTTCTCGATTTATTTGATATTGATATCAAAAGCATAAAGCGCTGGCAAGGAAATAAAAAAAATAATTATGCTACCTAA
- a CDS encoding IucA/IucC family protein, with protein sequence MILSNSHFDELRYQLHSLLLETGLSLSSRQMGRFLLVSYQQCFKRLQRVAFLEGLIDKKITCQSIMSYLDFLQICSANQKNYAKHWHLLYEELNESIANQALALAYQHQWDKGIKQHAKRHTNLWSWLIEHFNQQQILHFLEQWGCIGHPSHPNFRAKIGFNRKEVLQYSPEFNSEVNICWAAVHYSRAYTSTTKTAFHWIFSNHFPKEYGLWSDALRSKQLNPEDYYPFPIHPWQWKNKLKMLAKPLLDTHQFVVNSVYQPTKPSMSFRTMMPLTKHGPHLKLAVGVQVTSSLCTVSPASVSNSAILSQWINELLAQNQYYKGQLFLARDFAGINTSDPSIPDDEKKHLALIVRENPLQWIRLNQKLIPLAALFKRSPLSKKSLLSELIALSHGNPVDYFLDYCRCVLASQLHLSLCYGIVFEAHQQNTLVIFQANRPSGLVIRDLSGVKICSHSLYDKVSKPSLHPDSTIIRPELAALTNKFIDSNLLGNLAYGIQCLAVDHHLAKPFLWQKVRQVLEQVLDEFRSDADPRIHHWHRQQLLTQPWHQKCLLTARFHENQCQDLFSVIRNPLSRG encoded by the coding sequence ATGATTTTATCTAATTCTCATTTTGATGAGTTACGCTACCAATTACATTCATTATTATTAGAGACCGGTCTTTCTTTATCGTCCAGGCAAATGGGTCGTTTCCTACTTGTTTCTTATCAGCAGTGTTTTAAGCGGTTACAAAGAGTAGCTTTTTTAGAAGGACTAATTGATAAAAAAATAACATGTCAATCGATTATGTCTTATCTTGATTTTCTACAGATTTGTTCGGCAAATCAAAAAAACTATGCGAAACATTGGCATTTATTATACGAAGAATTAAATGAAAGTATTGCGAATCAGGCTCTAGCTCTTGCTTACCAACATCAATGGGATAAAGGGATTAAGCAGCATGCAAAAAGACATACAAATTTGTGGTCTTGGTTAATCGAACATTTTAATCAGCAACAGATACTTCATTTTTTAGAACAATGGGGGTGCATTGGGCATCCCTCTCATCCTAATTTCCGTGCCAAAATAGGGTTCAATCGCAAAGAGGTTCTGCAGTATTCTCCCGAATTTAATTCTGAAGTGAATATATGTTGGGCTGCAGTTCATTATTCACGTGCATATACCTCTACGACAAAGACAGCTTTTCATTGGATATTTAGCAATCATTTTCCCAAGGAATACGGTTTATGGAGTGATGCGCTTCGATCAAAACAATTAAATCCCGAAGATTATTATCCATTTCCAATACACCCTTGGCAATGGAAAAATAAATTAAAAATGCTTGCTAAACCTTTGCTTGATACACATCAGTTTGTGGTCAATTCTGTATATCAACCCACAAAACCTTCTATGTCGTTTCGTACCATGATGCCATTAACAAAACATGGTCCTCATCTTAAATTAGCTGTTGGTGTGCAGGTTACATCCTCTTTATGTACTGTTTCTCCTGCCTCTGTGAGTAACTCCGCCATACTCTCACAATGGATTAACGAATTACTCGCGCAAAATCAGTACTATAAAGGACAATTATTTTTAGCCCGTGATTTCGCGGGGATTAATACCTCTGATCCATCAATCCCGGATGATGAAAAGAAGCATTTGGCGCTTATAGTACGTGAAAATCCTTTGCAATGGATTAGATTAAACCAGAAGCTTATACCTCTGGCAGCTCTTTTTAAACGGTCTCCACTAAGCAAAAAATCGTTATTGAGTGAACTTATAGCACTTAGCCATGGCAATCCAGTGGATTATTTTTTGGACTATTGTCGTTGTGTTTTGGCAAGCCAACTGCATTTATCATTATGTTATGGGATTGTCTTTGAAGCCCATCAACAAAATACCTTGGTTATTTTTCAAGCGAATCGCCCTTCAGGCCTTGTGATCCGCGATTTAAGCGGTGTTAAAATTTGCAGTCATTCACTTTATGACAAGGTGAGTAAACCCTCACTTCATCCTGATTCAACAATCATTCGTCCTGAGCTTGCCGCATTAACCAATAAATTCATTGATAGCAATTTACTTGGTAATTTAGCTTATGGGATTCAGTGTTTAGCGGTAGATCATCATCTTGCAAAGCCTTTTCTTTGGCAAAAAGTAAGGCAAGTTTTAGAACAAGTGTTAGATGAGTTTAGGAGTGACGCTGATCCGCGAATTCATCATTGGCATAGACAACAATTATTGACGCAGCCTTGGCACCAGAAATGTTTACTCACAGCACGATTCCATGAAAACCAATGCCAAGATTTATTTTCTGTAATTAGAAACCCTTTAAGTAGAGGTTAA